The genomic region CGTAGGCCCGCGCGATGTCGCGGTACTCCACGACCTCGCCGCAGACCTCGCACACGCGCTTGTACCGGATGCGCCCGTTGTCCTTCTCGTGCACCTGGTGGAACTTGATGTCGTGGTCCTCGGTCGCGCTATAGACCTTGACCGGGACGTTCACCAGCCCAAAGGCGACCGAACCCTTCCAGATGGAACGCATAGTTCAGTATTACCCACTTTGCTGGCCGCGTTGCAGCGCCGCGCGATCCGGCAAGTCGGCGCCGGCGCGCGCCACGGTCAGCGCCGACGCCAGCGCGGCCTCTCCCAGCACGTACTCCAATTCAGCGAGGTCGATGCGGGCCAGGGCTCTGCGCCGTTCGGCACCCAGCAGGCCCAGCGACCACAGCGCGTCGATGAGCCCCGTCATGAATGCGTCGCCCGCTCCGACGGTGTCGACGACCTGCACCGGACGCGCATCGACGCGGACCACGCCCGCGGCGCTCACGGCGAACGCTCCACGCTCGCCCATCGTCACCGCGACGATCGACGGCCCCAGCGCCTGCCACGCGGTCGCGATCTGCTCCGGTGTGCGGCCCGGGTCGATCCAATGCAGATCCTCGTCGCTGGCCTTGACCACGTCGGCCTTCTCGACCAGCCGGTCGATTCTGGCGATCGCCTGCCCGCGTTCGGTGATGAGCGCGGGCCGCACGTTGGGGTCATACGTGATGGTCGCCGCGGTTCGGTAGGCGTCCAACAGGGCGGCCGTGGCCAGGCATCCCGGGTCGAGGAACGCGGCTATCGATCCGGTGTGTGCCACCAGCGGTGGCGCGACCTCTGCGGTGCCCGACAGCCGCCAGTCGATATCGAACTCGTAGTCGGCCGCGCCCGCCTCATTGAGGTGCGCCATCGCGGTCGGCGTCCTTGTTGCCGTCCTGCTCCCCGAAACGAGCTGCACACCAGATGATTCGATGTACTCGGCGATGCGGTGCCCGCGGTCGTCGTCGGCGATGTGAGTGAGGAAGTCGACACCTCGCCCCAGCCTGCCCAGCCCGACCGCCACGTTGAGCGGGCTGCCTCCGACGTGCTCGCCCATCACCCGCCCGTCGTGCTCGACGATGTCGATGAGTGCCTCTCCGATGACCAGAGCGCGTTCGGTCATGACGACGCCTGCCCGACCAGGGCCTGCAGTGTCGCGCGGGCGCCGTGACGGTGCAGCGAGTCCAGCGCCCACAGGTATGCCTCGACGAAGCGTGGCTGCTGTGCGAGATCGCCGAACACGTCGGTGTCGGAGATGAACGCCGTCGGCTCCTGGACTTGCGACTTGGCCAGTGGCACCAGTGTTTCCGCGAGCTGGTCCTGCACGTCGATCGGCTCACCCTGTTCGTCGATGCCCTCGGCGTAGCGTGCCCAACTGGCGACGGTCGCCGCCGACATCGTGATGGGCGCACCGCTGCGCAGGTTCTCCCGGATCACGGGCAGAAGCCACTTCGGGATGCGATCCGACGAGCCGAAGCACAGCCGGACGATGGTGTCGCGCACGCCCGGGTTGGCGAACCGCTCGATCAACGTCTGCTTGTACTCGGGCAGGTCGACGCCGGGGACGGGTTTCAGTGTCGGCGTGCCCTCGGCATCCATGTACTGGCGCAGGAACTCGGCGAACAGCGGGTCGCGTGCCGCGTCGTGCACCAGGCGGTACCCGGCCAGATAGGCGAAGTAGCACAGGCACTGGTGGCTGGCGTTGAGCAGGCGCAGCTTCATCAGCTCGTACGGTGTGACGTCATCGACGATCAGCACGTCGACGTCCTCCAACGGCGGCCGCCCGCTTGAGAATGAGTCCTCGAGCACCCAGGCGGTGAACGGCTCCGCGGCGACCGGCCACTGATCCTCCACACCGAAGTCCGTTGCGAGGGAGTCGATCACCTCCGGCGACGTGACGGGAGTGATGCGGTCGACCATCGAGTTGGGAAATCTGGTGTGCTCGTTCATCCACTCGGCGAGCCCGGGATGATGCTGCTGTGCGTATGCGGTGAAGGCTTCGCGCGCGACGTCGCCGTTACCCTCGATGTTGTCGCACGACACGATGGTCGGTGAGGGCACACCGCGCTCCCGCCGTCGCGCGAGAGCCCGGGTGACCAGTCCGAACACGCCGTCGGGCGGTGCGGAGTCGATGGAGTAGCCGCCCTCGGTGATGGTCAGCGAGATGATGCGGGTGGCGGGTGCGGCCAGCATCTCGATGACGGACTCCGGGTCGTCGGGGGCGTATCGGTAGTCGATGATCGACCCGATCACGCGTGCGTCGCGTGTGCCGTCGGGGTTCTCGGTGACCAGTGTGTACAGGCAGTCCTGGGCGGCCATCACGTCGGCCATCCTGCGATCGGCGGGCATTACGCCGACGCCGCAGATGCCCCAGTCCTTGGCCTTGCCCTGCTGGAGCAACCGGTCGACGTACACCGCCTGATGCGCGCGATGAAAGCCACCCACCCCGAAATGGGCTATGCCGACACTGATTTCACCTCGGTCATACGTCGGCTTGACGATCGGGATATCGGCCAATGTCGCGTTGCTGAGCTTCATGACACCCTCACCACCGTCTTCACGCTACCCGGCACGAGATCGGTGTCGAGGGCCTCGGCGACGTTCTCGAGCGGGAACCGCGCCGTCACCATCGCGTCGAGGTCGACGCGTCCGGACGCGACCAGCGCGATCGCCGTCGGCCAGGTGTCGGCGTACCGGAACACACCCGTCAGCGTCAGCTCCCGGTTCTGGATCACCTGAGTCGGCAGCATCATCTCCTCGGCGCCCGACCCGACCAGGACGACGGTGCCCGCGGGTCGGACCGCACGGATTCCCGCGTTGACGGCGCTGGGTGCGCCGGATGCGTCGATGAACGCATCCACCTCGAGGTCGCCGAGGTCGCGGGTGGTCGGGTCGATCGCCGAGGTGGCGCCGAAGCTCAGCGCCCGCTCGCGGCGCGGGGCGTCGGGATCGCTCACGATGATCTCTGTCGCACCGTAGGCGCGAGCCAGTTGTGCGATGACGATGCCGATCGGGCCGGCACCGGTGATCAGTACCCGCGCGCCTGCGCCGAACGAGGCCTTGCGCACCGCGGCGATACCGACCGACAGCGGTTCGCACAGGGCGGCGGCCTCATCGCTGACGGTGTCGGGTACGGGATGCGCGAAGCCGGCACCGATGGTGACGTAGTCGCAGAAGGCGCCGTCGATGGGGGGCGTGGCGAAGAACTGCATGTGCGGGCACAGGTTGTAGTGGCCACGGCGGGTCTCGGTGCTATCGGGATCGGGCCGCTGCGGCTCGATGGACACGCGTTGTCCGATGCGCGCCGGATCCACTGACTCGCCGACGGCGACGATGGTGCCCGCCGCCTCGTGGCCGAGGACCAATGGCCCGTCGACGACGAAGCTGCCGACCCTGCCGTGCCGGAAGTAGTGGGTGTCGGACCCGCAGATCCCCACGGTCGCGACCTTGACCAGCACATCCCCAGGCCCCGGAGCCGGCACTGGGCGTTCCTCCATCTCGATGCGGCCCGGTTCGGACAGCACGGCGGTCCGCATCCGGTTAGGAATCGAGGGTGTTGTGTACGTCACACTAGGATGTTAGCGTGATGAGCATCTACACGCATCCATGAGCAAATGCTCACTATCGAAAAGGTAGAGCGCACACAGTGGCCCTGTCATCCGAAACGGCGAGCAAATCGACACCCGATGATTTGCGCCTGGCCCTGCGCGCCGCGACGTTGTACTACCTCGACGGTCTGACCCAGGCCGAGATCGCCGCCAAGCTCGGTGTCTCGCGACCGACGGCCGGGCGACTGGTCGCCCGGGCCAAGGCGAAGGGTCTGGTGCGCATCGAGGTCGTCGTCCCACCGACGATGAAGGACGACCTGCACGCCGAGGAGGAGCGACTCCTCGAGGAGCGCTACGGGCTGACCGAGGCCGTCGTGTCCGGGCACCTCGGTCGCGCATCGGCGGCGCTTCTGATGCGACGCCTCTCGGAGGACGACGTGCTCGGTTTCACCTGGGGGCCCGAACAGGTCGCCGCGGTCACCGCGCTGACCCCTGGTGTGGCGAGCTGCCGTGTCGTGGTGCAACTCGACGGCGCCATGTCCACCGCGCAGTACCAGACCGGCATGGAGTTCATCATCAGCCGTAGCGCAGACATGTTGCGGGCCAGTCCCATGCGCCTACCGGCCCCGCTGTACGCGGACGCCTCGACGGTGGTGTCGCTGCACAGCGACTCGGGAATCTCGCGCACGTTGGAGACCGGGCGCCGCGCCGACACAATGCTTTTCGGCGTGGGCTCCGCGTCCACCTCGACGACGCTGTTCGAGGGGAGCTTCCTGGACGTGCGGATGCTCGACGAGCTCGTTGCCCTCGGTGCGGTCGGAGAGATCGGCGGGCGGTTCTTCGACGCCGACGGTGCCGCGGTCGACACCGAGCTGGCCAGCCGGGCGGTATCCGTTCCGTTGGAGGACATCCGCGGATGTGAGAAGACGATCCTGGTGTGCAGCGGACCGCCGAAGTACGAGGCGACGCGTGCCGCGCTACGAGGCGGACTGGCCAAGCTGATCGTCTGCGATATCGATTGTGCACGTTGGCTATTGGATCAATGAGAGGCGGCTGTAAGTGAAAGCGAAACGAAGGGTGCTGCATCGACTCGCGGCGTGCGTCGCCGCTGTCGGTCTCACGTTCACCGCGGGCTGCGCTGGCGCCGGCAGCATGGGCTCCTCGGGGAACACCGTGACCATCGCATTGGTGTCGAACTCTCAGATGACCGACGCTCAGGCGCTCTCGAGCAGGTTCGAGGCCGAGAACCCCGATATCAAACTGCGTTTCGTGACGCTGTCGGAGAACCAGGCTCGTGCCAAGATCACCGCCTCCACCGCCATGGGTGGCGGCGAGTTCGACGTCGTGATGATCAGCAACTACGAGACGCCGCAGTGGGCCGAGAACGGCTGGCTGGTCAACCTCTCCGAGTTCGCGGCGAGGACGCCCGGCTATGACGAGGACGACTTCATTCCGTCGCTGCGGCAGTCGCTGTCCTATGACGGCTCGATGTATGCGGTGCCGTTCTACGGCGAGTCGTCGTTCCTGATGTACCGCAAGGACCTCATGGAGCAAGCAGGCATCACCATGCCGCGCGAACCCACCTGGCAGGAGGTCGCCGACGCCGCGAAGAAGCTCGACACCCCCGAAAGGGCCGGTATCTGCCTGCGCGGTAAGCCCGGCTGGGGCGAGGTGCTGGCGCCGCTGGACACCGTGATCAACACCTTCGGTGGGCGCTGGTTCGACGAGGAGTGGAACGCACAGCTCACCAGCCCGGAGGTCGAGCGGGCCGTGCAGTTCTACGTCGATACCGTCCGATCGGTCGGCGAACCCGGCCCCGCGACAAGCGGTTTCAACGAGTGCGCGACGCAGCTCGCGCAGGGCCAGGTCGCGATGTGGTACGACGCCACTTCCGCGGTGTCGGTGCTGGAGAACCCGGATTCCAGCACCGTGGTGGGCAAGATCGGCTATGCCTTCGCCCCGAAGGTGGAGAAGGCCAAGCCGGGCTGGCTCTACAGCTGGGCGTTGGGCATCCCCAAGAGCAGCGAAAACCAGGAGGCCGCATGGAAGTTCATCTCCTGGATGACCAGCAAGGAGTACCTGAAGATGGTCGGGGAGACCCTCGGCTGGGAGCGGGTGCCCCCGGGTAGCCGGCTCTCGACCTACGAGATTCCCGAGTACAAGAAGGCCGCCGCCGCATACGGCCCGCTGACGCTGGAGTCGATCGAGGCGGCCGACCCGGACAAGCCGACCGTCCAACCGGTGCCCTACACCGGAGTTCAGTTCCTGGCCATCCCCGAGTTCCAGGATCTCGGCACCAGGGTCAGCCAGCAGATCAGCGCTGCCATCGCAGGCCAGAAGACGGTGCCCGAGGCGTTGGCTCAGGCGCAGAAGTACGCACAGGTCGTCGGCGATACGTACAAGGAGAAGTCATGACCACTCTGAACGCATCGGAGCAGCGCGCCGCCGAACAGGACTCCGAGCACGTCGCGCGGATCAAACAGAAACAGGACCCTGGCGTCTCCCGGGCGGAGGGGTGGCGCCTGCGGGGGCCGCTGCTACCGGCGCTGATCTTCATGATCGTCGTCACCCAGATCCCGTTCCTGTTCACGCTGTACTACTCGACGCTGTCGTGGAACCTGGTACGGCCGGGTAGCAGTAAATTCGTCGGGCTCAAGAACTACCTCGACGTCATCCAGGACAGCACGTTCTGGCAGGTCGCCCTCACCACGGTCATCCTCATCGTCGGCACCGTCCTGATCTCGGTGATCCTGGGGCTGCTGCTGGCGCTGCTGCTGGACCGGGCGTTCCTCGGCCGCGGTATCGTCCGGACGCTGCTCATCACGCCGTTCCTCATCACACCCGTTGCGGGAGCGCTGATGTGGAAGACCGCGATGCTCGATCCGGTGTACGGCATCGTCAACTGGGTGCTCAAACCGTTCGGCCTCGGGGGAATCGACTGGGTGAGTCAGTTCCCGTTGACCTCGGTGATGATCAACCTGGTCTGGCAGTGGACGCCGTTCATGATGCTGCTGATTCTGGCCGGTCTGACCTCGATGCCGCGTGACCAGCTGGAGGCGGGCAGGGTCGACGGAGCCACCGGCTTCCAGTTGTTCAGGGAGCTGACGTTGCCGCATCTGCGCCGGTTCATCGAGCTGGGCACGGTGCTGGGGGCGATCTATCTGGTCAACACGTTCGACGCGATCTACATGATGACGCAGGGCGGTCCGGGTACGGCGAGTGCCAACCTGCCGTTCTACATCTACCAGCGTGCGTTCCTCGGATTCGACATCGGCCAGGCCGCGGCCATGGGCGTCATCGTCGTCATCTTCACCATGATCATCGCCAGCTTCGCGCTTCGGTTGATCTTCAAATCATTCACCGGCAAGGAAGAGGCCGCCTGATGACTACTACTGAAGCAGCTGCGCCCGTGGCAGACGCGCCGGTCGCGAAGCGAAAGGTCAAGCGCCGCAGGTTCGATGCCTGGGGCGTGGTCGCCTGGATCGTCGGCCTGGGCTTCTTCTTCCCGGTGTTCTGGATGGTGCTCACGTCGTTCAAGCAGGAGGTCGACGCCTACACCCCATCGCCGAAGTTCTTCTTCACACCCACCCTGGATCAGTTCCGGGCGGTTTTCGATCAGGGTGTCGCCACCGGCCTGCTGAACTCGTTGTTCGCCACGACCGCATCGACCATCCTGGTGCTGCTCCTCGGTGTTCCCGCGGCGTTCGCATTGTCGCTGCGGCCGGTCCGCAAGACCCAGGATGCGCTGTTCTTCTTCATGAGCACCAAGATGCTGCCGATTGTCGCGGCGATCGTCCCCCTGTACGTGATCGTCTCCAATATCGGTCTGTTGGACAATATCTGGGCGCTCGTCATCCTGTACACCTCGATGAACCTGCCCATCGCGGTGTGGATGATGCGGTCGTTCTTCCTCGAGGTGCCCGGTGAACTGCTCGAGGCCGCCAGCCTGGACGGTGCCAGTCTGTGGCGTGCGGTGCGTGAGGTGATCCTGCCGCTGGTGTCGCCGGGAATCGCGGCGACCGCATTGATCTGCGTGATATTCGCCTGGAACGAGTTCTTCTTCGCGGTCAGTCTTACCGCGGTGCAGGCCCAGACGATGCCCGTGTTCATGGTCGGCTTCATCGCCGGCGAGGGCCTGTACTGGGCCAAGTTGTGCGCAGCGGCCACCATGGCCGCTCTGCCGGTGATCCTGGCGGGCTGGGTAGCGCAGAACAAGCTGGTCCGCGGCCTGTCCTTCGGCGCCATCAAGTAACCAGAGCACTTCGAGCCAAAAGTACTGAAAGGTAATCACAATGGCCGCAATCACCTACCGCAACGCCTCGTGCATCTACGAGAGTTCGGACAAGCTCGCCGTCGACTCGCTCAACCTCGACATCAAGGACGGTGAGTTCGTCGTCCTGGTCGGCCCGTCCGGCTCGGGCAAGAGCACCGCGCTGCGGATGCTGGCCGGCCTCGAGGACATCGACGAGGGCAGCATCGAGATCGGCGGTAAGGACATGACCGGCGTGCCGTCCAAGGACCGCGATATCGCGATGGTGTTCCAGAATTACGCGCTGTACCCGAACAAGACCGTCGCCGAGAACATGGGCTTCGCGCTCAAGCTTCGGGGCGTCTCCTCGGATGAGCGGCGCCGCAAGGTCGAGGAGGCCGCCAAGATGCTCGACCTCACCGAGTTCCTGGACCGCAAACCAGCCAAGCTCTCCGGTGGTCAGCGCCAGCGCGTGGCGATGGGACGTGCCATCGTGCGTGAGCCGCAGGTGTTCTGCATGGATGAGCCGCTGTCCAACCTCGACGCCAAGCTGCGAGTGCAGACCCGTACCGAGATCGCCGCCCTGCAGCGCCGGCTGGGCACCACCACCGTCTATGTCACCCACGACCAGGTCGAGGCCATGACAATGGGCGACCGGGTGGCGGTGCTCAAGAACGGAAAGCTGCAGCAGTTCGCCTCGCCCGCAGACCTTTACGACAAGCCCGCCAACGCGTTCGTGGCGGGCTTCATCGGCTCGCCCGCGATGAATCTGGTGACGGGGCAGATCGTCAGCACCGGCGTGAAGATCGGTGAGGACTCCACCCTGCAACTCGAGCGCGACCAGTTGGCGCTTTTGCAGGACGCCGGTCTGTCCGAGGTCACTGTCGGCATTCGGCCCGAGCACCTCGAGGTGTCCGACGGCGGTGGCATCGACGTCGTGATCGACCTCGTCGAGGATCTCGGCAGCGAAACCTACCTGTACACCCACGCCAGCCCCGGTGTGCACCTGGTGGCGCGATCGTTGTCCCGCACGCCGGCCCGCCTCGCCGAGACCGTGGAACTGCGCAAGAAGCCCGAGGGTGTCGTGCACATGTTCAATCCGGACACCGGTGAGCGCATCGGCTGACGTGCCACCTGAGTTGCGGCTCCGCGCACCAACTCCCGGCCTGCTGGCGCTGCCATGGGACCGTCCGCTGGAACGGTGGCTGGTGCCCGACGTCGCGCTGCGTGATATCGCGGTGGGTCCGAGTCGCCACCTGGTGAAGTTCGTCGAGGCCGACGGTCATCTCTGGGCGGTCAAGGACATGCCGCCGCGGGTCGCGGTCAAGGAGTACGACGTGCTGCGTCGGCTCGAGGAGATGGGGCTGCCGGCCGTGCGTGCCGCCGGTCTTGTGCTGCAGCCCGAGTTCGAGACGGCGATCCTGCTGACTCGCTATCTGGAGGGTTCGTGGCAGTACCGCCGGCTGTTCATGCGGCTGCCTCCTGATCAGCCCAAGCACAGGGCGCGGCTGCTGGACGCGATGGCCGGGCTGCTGGTGGAGCTGCATCGCCACGGAGTGTTCTGGGGCGATTGCTCATTGGCGAACACGCTGTTCTCGCGGGACGGTCAGCTGCTGCAGGCATGGCTCGTCGATGCCGAGACGTCCGAGGTGCATCCGTCCCTGAGTCGCGGTCAGCGTCGGCACGACCTCGAGATCCTCGTGGAGAACGTGGCGATGGGCATACTCGACATGGCCGAGCGGCTCGAGCAGCCGGAGGCGTTGCACCACACGCTGATTGCCGAGGCGGAGCAAGTGCAGGTCCGGTACGAGACGTTGTGGGATCTGCTGCACGCCGCACCCGTGCTGGACTTCACCGACCGTTACCGCGTCGAGGGCACCATCCGGGCGCTCAACGACCTCGGCTTCGTGGTCGATGAACTCTCGCTGCAACCCGACAGCGCCGATCCGAGCCGGCTCCGCGTGCACGTCGCCGTGGGCGACCGTCGGTACCACGCGCGGCATCTGCGGGATCTCACCGGATTGGACGTGGGGGAGGGGCAGGCTCGCATCCTGCTAGGCGATCTGCACGCGTATCAGGCGCAGCTGTGCCTCGAGGCCGGACACGACGTCGACGAGTCGACCGCCGCGCGGCTGTGGGTCATCGAGGTGGTGACCCCGACCGAGCAGTTGGCACACGCCGCGTTGGGCCACGCCGGTACACCGATCCAGGCCTACTGCGATCTGCTGGAGGTGCGTTGGCTGTTGAGCGAGAGGGCCGGCCACGACGTCGGCACCTCCAGAGCGCTTGCCGCGCTGGCACGCGACGGCATACCCGTGGACTCCGCGGCGAAGTTGGCGATCGCCGAGATTCCGACACAACCGTTCGCGGTGCTGTCGGAAGACGACGACGGCGACTGACGATCAGGTGACGGGTTGCTCGGCCGGGTTGAGGCCGAAGGGGAGGTCGGGACTGACGCCGGAGGGTGCGTTGGTGAAGATCTGCGACGAACTGGTCCGGCAGTTGCTGTCCATCGGGGTCTGGTCGCCCGAGCAGTACGGCACCAGATCTTGCGGGTCGGCACCGGCCACCGGCGCTGCCAGTAGCGCTACCCCACTCAGGAGCAGTGCCGCCAACGCGCGCTTTCCCACCTGGTGAATGCTACTCCGGACATACTGGATGGGTGGAGCGTTGCGGGCGGGTGAAACTGACCAACCCCGACAAGGTGCTGTATCCCGCCACTGGCACCACGAAGGCCGAGATCTTCGAGTACTACGTCACCATCGCCGAGGTGATGCTGCCGCATATCGCTGGGCGCCCGGTCACCCGCAAGCGCTGGCCCAACGGTGTCGGACAGCCGG from Mycolicibacterium sp. YH-1 harbors:
- a CDS encoding DUF4032 domain-containing protein, encoding MSASADVPPELRLRAPTPGLLALPWDRPLERWLVPDVALRDIAVGPSRHLVKFVEADGHLWAVKDMPPRVAVKEYDVLRRLEEMGLPAVRAAGLVLQPEFETAILLTRYLEGSWQYRRLFMRLPPDQPKHRARLLDAMAGLLVELHRHGVFWGDCSLANTLFSRDGQLLQAWLVDAETSEVHPSLSRGQRRHDLEILVENVAMGILDMAERLEQPEALHHTLIAEAEQVQVRYETLWDLLHAAPVLDFTDRYRVEGTIRALNDLGFVVDELSLQPDSADPSRLRVHVAVGDRRYHARHLRDLTGLDVGEGQARILLGDLHAYQAQLCLEAGHDVDESTAARLWVIEVVTPTEQLAHAALGHAGTPIQAYCDLLEVRWLLSERAGHDVGTSRALAALARDGIPVDSAAKLAIAEIPTQPFAVLSEDDDGD
- a CDS encoding carbohydrate ABC transporter permease is translated as MTTTEAAAPVADAPVAKRKVKRRRFDAWGVVAWIVGLGFFFPVFWMVLTSFKQEVDAYTPSPKFFFTPTLDQFRAVFDQGVATGLLNSLFATTASTILVLLLGVPAAFALSLRPVRKTQDALFFFMSTKMLPIVAAIVPLYVIVSNIGLLDNIWALVILYTSMNLPIAVWMMRSFFLEVPGELLEAASLDGASLWRAVREVILPLVSPGIAATALICVIFAWNEFFFAVSLTAVQAQTMPVFMVGFIAGEGLYWAKLCAAATMAALPVILAGWVAQNKLVRGLSFGAIK
- a CDS encoding ABC transporter ATP-binding protein, which produces MAAITYRNASCIYESSDKLAVDSLNLDIKDGEFVVLVGPSGSGKSTALRMLAGLEDIDEGSIEIGGKDMTGVPSKDRDIAMVFQNYALYPNKTVAENMGFALKLRGVSSDERRRKVEEAAKMLDLTEFLDRKPAKLSGGQRQRVAMGRAIVREPQVFCMDEPLSNLDAKLRVQTRTEIAALQRRLGTTTVYVTHDQVEAMTMGDRVAVLKNGKLQQFASPADLYDKPANAFVAGFIGSPAMNLVTGQIVSTGVKIGEDSTLQLERDQLALLQDAGLSEVTVGIRPEHLEVSDGGGIDVVIDLVEDLGSETYLYTHASPGVHLVARSLSRTPARLAETVELRKKPEGVVHMFNPDTGERIG
- a CDS encoding NAD(P)-dependent alcohol dehydrogenase, which encodes MRTAVLSEPGRIEMEERPVPAPGPGDVLVKVATVGICGSDTHYFRHGRVGSFVVDGPLVLGHEAAGTIVAVGESVDPARIGQRVSIEPQRPDPDSTETRRGHYNLCPHMQFFATPPIDGAFCDYVTIGAGFAHPVPDTVSDEAAALCEPLSVGIAAVRKASFGAGARVLITGAGPIGIVIAQLARAYGATEIIVSDPDAPRRERALSFGATSAIDPTTRDLGDLEVDAFIDASGAPSAVNAGIRAVRPAGTVVLVGSGAEEMMLPTQVIQNRELTLTGVFRYADTWPTAIALVASGRVDLDAMVTARFPLENVAEALDTDLVPGSVKTVVRVS
- a CDS encoding carbohydrate kinase — its product is MTERALVIGEALIDIVEHDGRVMGEHVGGSPLNVAVGLGRLGRGVDFLTHIADDDRGHRIAEYIESSGVQLVSGSRTATRTPTAMAHLNEAGAADYEFDIDWRLSGTAEVAPPLVAHTGSIAAFLDPGCLATAALLDAYRTAATITYDPNVRPALITERGQAIARIDRLVEKADVVKASDEDLHWIDPGRTPEQIATAWQALGPSIVAVTMGERGAFAVSAAGVVRVDARPVQVVDTVGAGDAFMTGLIDALWSLGLLGAERRRALARIDLAELEYVLGEAALASALTVARAGADLPDRAALQRGQQSG
- a CDS encoding sugar-binding transcriptional regulator, with the protein product MALSSETASKSTPDDLRLALRAATLYYLDGLTQAEIAAKLGVSRPTAGRLVARAKAKGLVRIEVVVPPTMKDDLHAEEERLLEERYGLTEAVVSGHLGRASAALLMRRLSEDDVLGFTWGPEQVAAVTALTPGVASCRVVVQLDGAMSTAQYQTGMEFIISRSADMLRASPMRLPAPLYADASTVVSLHSDSGISRTLETGRRADTMLFGVGSASTSTTLFEGSFLDVRMLDELVALGAVGEIGGRFFDADGAAVDTELASRAVSVPLEDIRGCEKTILVCSGPPKYEATRAALRGGLAKLIVCDIDCARWLLDQ
- a CDS encoding carbohydrate ABC transporter permease, producing MTTLNASEQRAAEQDSEHVARIKQKQDPGVSRAEGWRLRGPLLPALIFMIVVTQIPFLFTLYYSTLSWNLVRPGSSKFVGLKNYLDVIQDSTFWQVALTTVILIVGTVLISVILGLLLALLLDRAFLGRGIVRTLLITPFLITPVAGALMWKTAMLDPVYGIVNWVLKPFGLGGIDWVSQFPLTSVMINLVWQWTPFMMLLILAGLTSMPRDQLEAGRVDGATGFQLFRELTLPHLRRFIELGTVLGAIYLVNTFDAIYMMTQGGPGTASANLPFYIYQRAFLGFDIGQAAAMGVIVVIFTMIIASFALRLIFKSFTGKEEAA
- a CDS encoding mannitol dehydrogenase family protein, translated to MKLSNATLADIPIVKPTYDRGEISVGIAHFGVGGFHRAHQAVYVDRLLQQGKAKDWGICGVGVMPADRRMADVMAAQDCLYTLVTENPDGTRDARVIGSIIDYRYAPDDPESVIEMLAAPATRIISLTITEGGYSIDSAPPDGVFGLVTRALARRRERGVPSPTIVSCDNIEGNGDVAREAFTAYAQQHHPGLAEWMNEHTRFPNSMVDRITPVTSPEVIDSLATDFGVEDQWPVAAEPFTAWVLEDSFSSGRPPLEDVDVLIVDDVTPYELMKLRLLNASHQCLCYFAYLAGYRLVHDAARDPLFAEFLRQYMDAEGTPTLKPVPGVDLPEYKQTLIERFANPGVRDTIVRLCFGSSDRIPKWLLPVIRENLRSGAPITMSAATVASWARYAEGIDEQGEPIDVQDQLAETLVPLAKSQVQEPTAFISDTDVFGDLAQQPRFVEAYLWALDSLHRHGARATLQALVGQASS
- a CDS encoding sugar ABC transporter substrate-binding protein; this encodes MKAKRRVLHRLAACVAAVGLTFTAGCAGAGSMGSSGNTVTIALVSNSQMTDAQALSSRFEAENPDIKLRFVTLSENQARAKITASTAMGGGEFDVVMISNYETPQWAENGWLVNLSEFAARTPGYDEDDFIPSLRQSLSYDGSMYAVPFYGESSFLMYRKDLMEQAGITMPREPTWQEVADAAKKLDTPERAGICLRGKPGWGEVLAPLDTVINTFGGRWFDEEWNAQLTSPEVERAVQFYVDTVRSVGEPGPATSGFNECATQLAQGQVAMWYDATSAVSVLENPDSSTVVGKIGYAFAPKVEKAKPGWLYSWALGIPKSSENQEAAWKFISWMTSKEYLKMVGETLGWERVPPGSRLSTYEIPEYKKAAAAYGPLTLESIEAADPDKPTVQPVPYTGVQFLAIPEFQDLGTRVSQQISAAIAGQKTVPEALAQAQKYAQVVGDTYKEKS